TTGTCCGGCAAGCTTACTGTTTGTCTCTCCGATATCTTCTCCCGGAATATGAACAAACATTGGCACACGCTGCAGCTGAGCTGAATCAAACGCTGTAATTTCTTCCTGCTCAAGATATTGAGCCATTGCAGCATTATGATTTTCAGAAATACCATAGTGGTCTCCATACATCACAATAACTGAATCCTCATATAGACCGGCCTCTTTCAGATAGCCGAAAAATTCTTTAATTGCTTCATCCTGGTATCTGACCGTCTGGAAATAGCGGTTCAGTGTACCTGAATTTGAATCGTATTCATTAATAAACTTATCCTCTTCATCAAGATAAAACGGATGGTGGTTAGTCAGAGTGATCATTTTCGAATAGAACGGCTGTTCCATTTCCTTCATGTGCTCAACTGACTGCTCAAAGAAAGGAATGTCTTTCATTCCCCAGTTAACTGCCTGACCCTCACCAACTGTATAGTCAGTTAAAGAGTAGTAGCGGTCATAACCGAAATTGTCATAGACGATGTCCCGGTTCCAGAAGCTTTTATTATTCGCATGCATTGCATTTGTATAATACCCTGCTTCATTCAGACTGTCTGTCAATGTATCGAATTCATTGCCGCTGTGCGTAAAGAATACAGCACCACGGCCTAGTGGATAAAGTGAATTATCAAGCAGAAATTCTGAGTCAGATGTTTTACCCTGTTCAGTCTGATGATAAAAATTATCCATGTAAATTGTATTTTCATCTTCTGTCAGTGAGTTTAAAAACGGTGTAATCACTTCACCATTCATTTCGTTATTAATGACAAAGTTCTGCATTGATTCAAGCTTAACCACAATCAGGTTTTTACCTTCACCAATCCCATGCATTTCATTATTCACATCAGCTTTATTAGCCTGAACATAATTATTAACATCTACAAGTGCATCACTGTCAGCAAGGGCACGCTGTGCAGACTGCTTCGACTGCAGATACACGTCATAAATATGATAATTATATGTTCCGATGTTTTTAACAAGCATTTCACGGTCAAACGTCCGTGTGAGAAGCTGTGGACGCTCTGTCTCAGCTAAACCAAGGTTTAAAAAGAACGTTGCAATGGCCACAAGGAAATATGCTCTTCTGTTAACCTTTGTCGGCTCTTTAAATACCATAAATGAAGGTTTGTATTTTGCAAGTGCAATTAAAATCAGCACGTCTACAAAATAAAGTGCATCCGTCATATAGATGTTTTCAAGTGCACTTCCACCCAGGTCACCGAAGTTATTTGTCTGGAAAAGTACCGGCAGCGTAATAAAGTCATTAAAGAACCGGTAGAAAACCATGTTTGCAAATAAAATCGCTGTCAGTACAAAACTTGTAATAATCACATAATTGTTTCTTGTTTTCTCTTTTTTGAACAGCAATCCTACTCCAAAGATCAGTAATAGAAAGCTGAGCGGGTTAATAAACAGGATTAGATCCTGCATAAAGTTATCTGTGCTGATATTAAAGCTTGCGTGATACGCGATAAACGTTTTGATCCAAAGGAACGCAATGGCAATAATGACAAGCGACAGCTTTGGCATTGACCATTTTTTGTTCATACGATTTCCTCCTACACTTCCAATTACATATTGTGGATATAATATCTATCCCATAATCATACTCCTGATTGTAAATAAAATCAAACGCAATATTTACACACTTAAAATCTTATTTACATTTCCACCTTAATAGACGTTTCAAACATTTAAAAGTTCCGTTTTTTTCTGTTTAAATGAAAATCATCCGATAGTCATACACTACATTTTGACCATTAAACATAGGTTTAGCGATGACCTAAGCTTTAATTTTACCTGAAACGTGTTAAATGTAAAGTAAATACACTGATATTGTTAAAGCCTGATAATTCACAAGAATCAAGTCAAAAAAAGACCCTCTGCATTTGCAGAAGGTCTCACTTTTAATGTTTATATTTGATCAGCCATGCAGCACCAATAACGCCTGCATCGTTTCCTAGCGTAGCAATTTTTATGTCTGTTGATTCCGCTACGGTTGGAAATGCATAAAGCTTAAATTTCTCTGTAATACCATCAAGCAGGATACTTCCTGCTTTAGATACTCCACCACCAATCACGATTCTTTCAGGATTTAACGCACTTCCCAAGTTTGCAAGTGCAAGCCCCAGATAGAATGTCAGGCGTTCAACAGCAGCAGAAGCAGCAGGATCTCCGTTTTTAGCTTCATCAAAGACATTTTTAGCAGTAATTGCGTTGTGCTCATCCATCATTTTGTGAAGCGCTGAGACAGCATTAGACTTATCCATTTCTTCTTTTGCAAGCCTGACTACTCCCGTTGCAGATGCTACAGTTTCAAGGCAGCCCTTCTTCCCACAATTACACTGATAGCCGCCCTCCGGAACTGCAGTGATATGGCCGATCTCCCCGGCTGCTCCTTTGATGCCATGAGCAATGTCTCCATTTACAATGACGCCGCCTCCAACACCGGTCCCAAGTGTGACACAAACAACATCTCTTGCGCCTCCGCCTGCACCTTTCCACATTTCTCCGAGCGCAGCTGCATTTGCATCATTTTCAATCACTACAGGCAATCCTGTCTGCTGTGATAACTCATCTCTCAGTGCAACCGGCTTGTCCCAGCCAATATTTACACCTGTATACAAAATACCAGTCTGCATATTGACAGGTCCCGGTGCGCCTACACCTATTCCAATAACTGATTCTTTAGTAAGATTCATCTGTGTCATTTTCAATTTTACTGCCGCAGCAATATCAGGAATAATACTGACACCATGATTTGAAGTATTTGTAGGGATCTCCCACTTCTCAACGATTTTTCCTTCATCTGTAATGACAGCAAGTTTTGTAGTTGTACCGCCGATATCCACACCAAAAATAAATTCCGCCTTCATTTATTAACCACCCTGACTTTCTTTTCTGATTTCATTTTTTAAGACCATCAAAGCCTTTAAATAATCGTCCCGCTCAAGCATACCTGATTCATAGAGTTCTTTTATTTCAATCTCCATTAATTCAAGTGTTGCAAGTCTTCCGGGACCATATACATACTGTCCATATCTTTTAAGCAGCAACTGAACATCATGCATTGTATTAAAATTCATAACAAGGCACTCCCTGTAATCAACTCTTCTTCAGTAAATATCTTCATTACCGGGATATCAAAACTTTCTGCAAATACTTCATGAATAACCTGAAAACTGTATGCCATCGATATGCTTTGCCCCGTATAATCTTTTAAAAAACGGTCATAATATCCACCGCCAAATCCAATTCTGTAACCGGATCTTGAAAATGCCAGCCCCGGAACGACCACGAGATCTATCTCACTTTTATCTGCAAGAGGCAGATGCGCTTTTGGTTCAAGCAATCCGTAGAAGGATGGTTTAGCATCCTCTAAAGAAGTTATGTAATGAAAAAATAATGTTTTGGTGGCAGGTTCACATCTTGGCACACAGATCTTTTTGCCCTGATTTAAAGCAGCAGTAATTAAAGCGATCGTATCAATCTCGGACCCTCTTGAAATTGTAATTGCAATTACTTCACTCTGCTGCCATTCCGACCCGGCCATAATTTTTCTCTGGATAGTTTCAGTATAGTATATTTTCTTTTGTTCAGGAAGATTCTTCAGCTGATCCTGCATTTGCAGCCTGATCGATTTTTTATCCAAACCCTTCCCCTCCCGGATATGATAAAAAAACCGAAAATGCACAACACATTTTCGGCCCTCATTCATTATTTCGTCTCGCGGTGAAGCGTCACTTTCTTCAGGCGCGGACTGTATTTTTTAAGTTCAATACGATCTGGATTGTTACGCTTGTTCTTAGTAGTGATGTAGTTACGATCACCAGTTTCAGTGCAAGCAAGAGTAATGTTTACACGCATCTTTATCCCTCCAAACATTCAAATGCTGTTTGTTACATACTTCGATTCATACGACTTATTTATAATATCATTGATCAGAAAAAAAATCTACTATCTTTTTATAAGGTTTTACAATTCATTTTTACAGAACATGATACAATAATATCCGAATCATTTGGAGGTGAGTATATGGATTGGATCATGCTTGCTGCAGGCGGCCTGGGCCTTATTCTATTTATTTTATCTTTCTTTTTAAAAGACCGGTCCAAAGAAACTGAAGAAGAGCTGCACGAGCTTTCTATGAGCCTTTATCAGGAGCTTTACCAGTTGAAAAAGAGAACGAAGCTGCTTGAAGAGGAACTGATGATTGAACCGTCAGCAGGTGCTAAAAAAACAAAGCCTAAACAGATCAATGAAATTCTGATTAATCAGGTGCTTTCGCTCCACAAGCAAGGAATGAAGCCAGATCAGATCTCAGCTCTTTCATCATTACACGTGAGTGATGTAAGACGTATCATTAATCAGTAATTAAGGGGTGTACATAAGTGGATCGAAAAATAGTCCGCTCCGCCGGAATCGGAATGATGGCAAGCGCCTTAATAATCTTCGGTGCAGGAGCTGTGATAAAAGAGTCTCCGGAAACTGAGACCATACTTGAGGATAATGAAATGGTCATTACAACTGATGAATATGACTCTATGCAAAATGAAATAGATCGCTGGGAAGAAAGAGTCAGTCAGCTTGAATCTTCAGATCAGGAACAAGAAACAGCCATTTCCCAGATGATTCTTTCAGTAGAGTCCGGAATGACTTCTCCTGATATTAGTTCAGCTTTATTTGAAAACGGTCTAATTGATGATGAGACTGCTTTTAATGAATATCTGAGTGATCAATCATTAACTGATCGCATTCAGATTGGAGATTATGATCTTAATTCGACTATGACAATTGAGCAGATTGCAAAACTGATTACCCAGTAACGTATCCTTTTCATTGAACAAAAAAAGAAGCCCGGGGGCTTCTTTTTTATTTGTTCAAATCGTATCTTTTTCCTTTAACAAGATAAAAAATATTCTCAGAAATATTTGTAACGTGATCAGCTGCACGCTCAAGATAGCGGCAGACAAAAGACAGCTGTGTAATTTGAGCAAGTTTTTCTGGCTGTGCTGCACTTGAGGAAAGCAGGTCTTTTATCGTATCCCCATAAAGCTCATCTACTCCATCATCAAGCTCAGCGATTCTTTTTGCTTTCACAACATCTTCATCTGCATAAGCTTCAAGAACAAGCTCTATCATTTGCTCTGTAATGTCATACATCTGATGAATATTATCAATTGAATTAACAAAGCTGTCATTTCCCATACGAATTGTTGATTTCGCAATATTCACAGCAAAATCGGCAATTCGTTCGAGATCAGCTGCAATCTTAATTGCAACAATGATTCTTCTGAGATCCGTTGCAACCGGCTGCTGCTTGGCGATCAGCAAAATCGCCAGGTCATTAATTTCTTCTTCAATTCTATTCGCTTTTACATCTTCATCCATTATGAATAAAGACTTTTCAATATCTCTATTATCTAATGCTGTTAAAGAATCTTTCAATGCCTCTTGTGCGAAGTGTCCTAATTCAACAATTTTATTATTGAGTACTTCTAATTCAGTATCATACCGTTCTCTGACTGACAATGTCTTCACTCCTTATCCAAATCTGCCTGAAATATAATCCTCTGTTCTTTCATCTGAAGGGTTTGAGAAGATCTTGTTTGTTTCATCATATTCTACGACTTCCCCATTTAGGAAAAACGCCGTCTTGTCAGAAATACGCGCAGCCTGCTGCATATTATGTGTGACAATGATAATACTGTAATCTTTCTTTAGATCCTGTACGAGTTCTTCTACTTTTAATGTTGAGATCGGGTCAAGCGCTGAAGTCGGCTCATCCATTAAAATAACGTCCGGTTCGATTGCAAGACACCTTGCAATACAGATACGCTGCTGCTGTCCACCTGATAGTCCGTACGCATTCTCACCAAGACGATCCTTAACTTCATCCCAGATTGCTGCTCCACGAAGAGACTTTTCAACGATCTGATCAAGTATTTTTTTATTTTTAATCCCGTGAATTCTAGGTCCATATGCAATATTGTCATAAATAGATTTTGGGAATGGATTCGGCTTTTGGAAAACCATTCCTACCTTCGTGCGCAGTTCTTCCACCTGATACTCTTTATCAAAGATATTTTTATCACGATAATTAATTACACCTGAGGTTTTAACAGATGGGATTGTTTCAATCATCCTGTTAAGCGTCTTAATGTAAGTTGATTTCCCACAGCCGGACGGCCCAATGATTGCTGTCACTTCATTTTCTTTAATATCCAGGTCAATATTCTTTAGCGCATGATTTGATCCATACCATAGGTTTAACTGCTCAGTTTTGTAAACTGATGATTTATTTTTCTTTACCGGAGTATCTTCAGCTTGTTTAACTTCAGGCTTTACAATCGTTGTCATGTTGAAAAGCTCCCTTCATCCATTTAATTAATATCGTTTTTGATATTTGTTTCGAA
This region of Jeotgalibacillus malaysiensis genomic DNA includes:
- a CDS encoding glucokinase, whose translation is MKAEFIFGVDIGGTTTKLAVITDEGKIVEKWEIPTNTSNHGVSIIPDIAAAVKLKMTQMNLTKESVIGIGVGAPGPVNMQTGILYTGVNIGWDKPVALRDELSQQTGLPVVIENDANAAALGEMWKGAGGGARDVVCVTLGTGVGGGVIVNGDIAHGIKGAAGEIGHITAVPEGGYQCNCGKKGCLETVASATGVVRLAKEEMDKSNAVSALHKMMDEHNAITAKNVFDEAKNGDPAASAAVERLTFYLGLALANLGSALNPERIVIGGGVSKAGSILLDGITEKFKLYAFPTVAESTDIKIATLGNDAGVIGAAWLIKYKH
- a CDS encoding 50S ribosomal protein L33, translated to MRVNITLACTETGDRNYITTKNKRNNPDRIELKKYSPRLKKVTLHRETK
- a CDS encoding PhoU family transcriptional regulator — encoded protein: MSVRERYDTELEVLNNKIVELGHFAQEALKDSLTALDNRDIEKSLFIMDEDVKANRIEEEINDLAILLIAKQQPVATDLRRIIVAIKIAADLERIADFAVNIAKSTIRMGNDSFVNSIDNIHQMYDITEQMIELVLEAYADEDVVKAKRIAELDDGVDELYGDTIKDLLSSSAAQPEKLAQITQLSFVCRYLERAADHVTNISENIFYLVKGKRYDLNK
- a CDS encoding phosphate ABC transporter ATP-binding protein, coding for MTTIVKPEVKQAEDTPVKKNKSSVYKTEQLNLWYGSNHALKNIDLDIKENEVTAIIGPSGCGKSTYIKTLNRMIETIPSVKTSGVINYRDKNIFDKEYQVEELRTKVGMVFQKPNPFPKSIYDNIAYGPRIHGIKNKKILDQIVEKSLRGAAIWDEVKDRLGENAYGLSGGQQQRICIARCLAIEPDVILMDEPTSALDPISTLKVEELVQDLKKDYSIIIVTHNMQQAARISDKTAFFLNGEVVEYDETNKIFSNPSDERTEDYISGRFG